tttaCTCACATCTCATCTTCTGTTCCATCGATAAAGATTACCGGAATAGAATGTAAGGAGATCTCTCCAACAGAGACACATAAAGCAAATTCAACCCTATGGGTGATCTTCCCCTTCCGAATTCTATACAACACAAAAACATAGTTGAACTTTATTCTATAAGGTAGATCATCTGTTGGCTCTATCTACTTCTCTTTAGGTTTATAGCCTGGCTGGGCACAATGCATAGCTGCTATCACCAGATGGACCACTGGCCAGCGCTATACATGGCCCAAGCTTTACAGTGATATTGAAGGATGGAGATGATCTTGGTGAATGCCTAGTTAAAAAGGTGAAGTTGGGTCCATCATGAACACCCAATCATGTGAGCAATCCCAACTCCATTCCAAATCAACTTCAACTTCTCTCTCCCATGTTCCACCACTACTCGCACTTACCAAGCTGTGCAAAGATTTCTCCGGTCTCATAGTAGTTCATGGCAGAGCATCCACGATTGTCCACCAATGTCAGGTTTTCGGTCAGTGGGTAGGTTAGCCTCTGTGTGGTATGGCTCTCATGTGAACCAGCTGCACTTGCATAATTGACATAGGAAGAGTTCCTCCAAACCATAATACAGGTATTTACAAAGGAGGACTTGCCATGGCCGACATATCCGAAGAGTTGCAGGAGAATCCTCTGGAATCCTTGGCTGCCATGTTTACAGTTATTAAAACTGAAGTTTGCTATGAAGTGTCTAAGCTTTGCGTCCGTCATTGGAGAGGACGTCTTCCCTCGTTGTCCTCTGAAATCAGCACACATTCTGGTGAACACTCAGGCAGATTCTGTGTTCCCCATAACTTCTCTACAATAAGAAACTTATTTCTGCAACACTCGAATCTTCTAAGGAATTCTGAATCTGGAACTTCCCGGATCACTTAGATTCGTTgtcaatgtttaacatttttttatgagttattttttaaaggtatatatCCTTATTATATACACACCTGATAACATGATATTACAGAGCAAAAAATAATCAGCATGGACTTTCAAAGATACAAATGTTGTCATGGCATTACTATTGGCAGAAGGTAAAACGTATATCcaagaacatttatatataaaaagcaatacGTGCACATTTCTCCCTTTAGACACACAGAAGAATATTCAATGATTTTCCAGAAATGGGCCCAGGTACTAATTTTCTGTTGTAGGCTTTCAGCATTCTTTTTATAGTACTAAACGGTGAACAGAAAAAAGAGGGAGAATACCCAGTTGGATTTACAGAAATGACTACAGGTGAACCATATCTTAAATGTATCCATTACagggaagaggaagaagaggataaGGAAAAGGCTTTTGAatacattaattatatttaattaaatttagtAATCATCTACATATATCGATACCTAGAATCTAATCAGTTTGTGTGGGATTACAATCCATGCAGTATTgttaaaaacaagcaaatacagtCAATTCAAACACTATTTACTTGTACTGACAGTTTTGTATACAGGTCATATAACAAGTCTcatgcccgacgcgtttcgcctagatTGACTTCATCGGGGGATATCAGAGTTGGTTAGACCCAAAACTgcatgtgtgtgtctgtgtttgtTTTAGTGTTGATAGTTTCAATGACTCTTCAAAGATAACGTCCCATTACTAATCAGGTTGCTGCAAGATTTAATGCTATAGATGAAATTCTGCAGCTCTGGAATTCagaaaaactattaaaaacacaatttcaataGTTAGGGATGTGCGAAATTACCAACATCCATTCTGCTATATTCTGAAATGATGCAATACCTTATATTTAATGGGAAGTAAAAAatgacgatggacgacaccgactgtacacacggcagattttcacccgataattggtcgatgccgattatcgggcgataaaaatctgacgtgtgtacgtagcttaagagatacttgccggccggcatcttctcaatgattgcagcagggTCTGCAATcaatgagaagagtgtgcgatcccctgggttaattaacctgtagggGCCCGGGGagggtagtggaactgcagaaacTACATGCTCACTGTCCTTTGTTTCCTGGATACACATGCTGCATGCTTGGGCTGATGGATTATGATTGGATATGCAATTTAATTTTTGAGGTgatatgatgattttttttacgTTGATGTACATCAATTAATATATCAGTATTTTCCAAAGGTATGTACAGGGAGAATATTTTTTGAGCTTTGGAATACAAAATGAATTAAACTCCTCTCAGATTATTtctttgttggggagatttcctatcacttaCTCCCATACACAAAATAAGTAGCGTGAGAAAATCCCCATGAAGTCAGTACCTTTAGGATGTGTGTCCCTAGATCAAGTGTTCTTGTTGGTGGGTTTCAATTCACCTCTTGCTGACAGTTATAAAATTTATTCCCTATCAGTTTTAGTATTGGTGACAACAGAACTCGGGGCAAATAGAGAGGGTAAATATCCCCAGAGGAGGACCAGGCAGCAAAACATAGCACCAACAAGAAATGAGCTGCTCCAAGATAGCCCTGTTTGTTTAGGGATAAGCACAATGATTTTCACAGTGGAATTTCAGATTTTACTTttgatgatatttaaaaaaaatattatctgattTCCCCATGCAGCCTACCTAGGCAGGGTCTCCATCTTGGCTAAAATCTACCATTTTGATTGGCAAAATATCAATCTTGGTTCTGCAGAAGTTTGTAAGGGTGCATGGGCAAATACACAATAAAGTGTAATGTGTACTATACATCCTTGGatataaatctaatatatatatagtatatatagtacatatacggtatatatagtataaactgataaaatataagctgataaaacaggaaaaatgctGTGACTCCAATATTAACCTAGGCACAAAAATGTGGCTGTCACTGATAACATTCAACACAGTAATGAATAGAAATGCCAAGAAAATCAATCtgaaataaatacagtacatacatagtgtattatcaaaacatttatttaaaatgaaaaaaaaaatccatatagaCTCAATTTGATTATTATTTCCCACTTTTTTGAAATTAAGGAATTTTGTGCATTGGAGCTGGGTATGATGGATCAcatgctcttaaatgatcttttttagcCAAATGGGACTGATATGAAGTTTGGTACAAACATCTTGTCCTTGACAGCTCTGATTTGTCAAGGCAGAGACAAGTGCATTGCCAAGACGGGACACTAGAtataactcaagtataaacccagattcttttttataataGCAGTTTGAGGCCAAAAGCAAACTTGATATATACacaagtatgtgtgtgtgtatatgatcCTGTGATTTGAGATGCCCTACCAATTGGATACCAGTCTGCCTATGGTGTTGACTAGTTGACAGTATTTTCAAGGTAATTTGAATGTaatatatttgaatgtaatatgttcGCTAAGATGTAGTGGTGTGTGATAATATTGTGTAGTTTTCAAatagttttcaaaaaaatgtatgcatatgttTATTATGCCCTATttctcttccctatttacccctaAAGGAGCATTAAATCAGTGAAATGGGtttgaaatgttttccttttaattagGTTTGTTTATAGAAACAGTATTTTAAATCTGTAAGAAGACTTCATGTTATATTAAATGGACTGTCATAACATGAGGGAAATCTTATACATTTGGGTATCTTGTTCTGTTTTctgaaataaagtaatatatgatttgtaataaattataaaacattttgatttaccCAATTGCTGTCAAAATGATTTCCTTTGTACTTATTGCTAGGGGGATTATTGTTTTTCTGACTTTGGAATTGAATTGTTGGAGAgggctaaaaataaatgttttcccaaCCATACCCTGAGATTTGAAAAATGATTTGCCAcacttttatcacattttttaaacttgtaaaagATTTTGCaacaattttgtataaaaataaatttctcagTTTCGCTCAGTTACGGTTCGCCAAGCAGcgcatttattttgctttgtttctgatttcAGCCCATTTTATCAAATACTATGACTTTGGGAACTGTTCAGCAAAACAATAAATTCCGGTTCCATCCTTCCCATtgataacattaaataaataattcaagctgcagcaaccaatcagctcAAAGGAAGCTTTCCTGATGGCGGCTTCATTTGTTTTTAGCTATTCTTTGAAGCACATTTATTTTCTGCTCATGTTCATACTGATTCCGCAGCCTCTGCCTTTCAAATTCTCTCTCCAGATCCCTAATCCTATTCTCATgttcttcttgttcttttttaatttgtttctctGCCTCTTCCCTTCTGATCCTCATTTCCTGTTCCATACGAACATTCTCCATTGCATTCTGGGCTTCCAGTTCCAGTTCGAAGGTTTCCATCACTTTGTTGTGAATGTATTTCAGGACGAATACTTTTCTCTCCATCATCTCCTTCTGTGGATCTCGTGCATAGTCCACGCGGAACTGTGCGTCCCTAACTACCCCATATAAAAATGTCATCACCGAATGGTCGACCTCCATAGATCTGGACTGGTTGTCTGGGGTGTAGTTTTCCAAGGAATACAAATACTTTGTTCCCATGTCTCTAAATATGGCTTCCATCCTCTTTAAATGTCCTTTGGTCTTGTGTGTAAGAACAACAGTTGCATCCACACCTGTgcagaaaaacaaagttttttagggatttaaagtggatctatgaCCAAAATGTTTGGAgagataacccttttataaaaaaaaatgatctttttatatataaaaaggggggggggcaaacttCTGTCTTTACCCCAGAAGGATTCaggctactccttctgcacagGTTCTTTTAAGATTAATTTTAGGCAGTGTTGTAGCCAAGACCACCTTTACCCAAATGCTTGGCCCCACATTAGGTAACTTCCGGgacccccatgtttaaaagttcaagCAATGCAAAAGTAAAactcttttgatcagggcccgGTATGAAATTACCTCTTGTTACAGCCAGCAGCTTTGGTTGTAGCTACAGGTTTTTGGCTCTTGACCATTTCCCTTaaccttaaaacacatttatttgtgcTCCCTTCTCAGTGACCCCTTTGGTACTGATCTACTTCCATGAAAGACCCCCTTCAGATGAGACTTTGTATGACAAACCACCACATTGAGGAGTGTCTTCATTGCAGAGCTCCTTCAGTACGATTCCCGCATTACAGACACCCTCCAGTGTAGGATTGCAGTGAAGACCCCTACCCTTTTCCCCTCATATCTGTGACATTCCCTCCAAAGCCAGACCCCTTTACCAATGTCCTCACCTACCTGATTCTCTGCTGCTACACTGACTGCCACCTTCTCTCGGGTGCAGTGGCTTCAGATGACAGGGGACTGACGGGGCAGCCCTGACCACTGCTTTGGGTCCTGGCCCATCTACCTCTCAATTCCACCCAATATGCTATTCCACAGCTGTGGAGGCCCCTGGGGCATTCTAGGAGCAGGAACATCAATGCACTTGGTGCTGGGGTTACCAATTGGGCAAGGGTTAACGGTTGTATTAGGGTTGTTTTGCGGGCATAAAATAGGTTCACGTTAAATAAGGCTCAGAATTTTACAGAAATTACAATTCCAGCAGAatcaatttactttttacaataaaacaaacctatccTGGGTCATGCATGGACCTTCACTGACCTGGGAAGCAAGCGCATACACCTTGACCCAAGTCCATAGATAAAGGATATCCAATCCACACTGTGCAATGCTCTGAGGTTATCTGCCCCTATTCCACATACTCATTGCCCCATGCTTGTAGTTACTCTTAATTTCACCTACCTGTCATTTCTCTACAAGTTTTCAGAATTTCTTCCAGCTCCTTTATTTCCTCTGGGTTTGGACAATAACCAACactgagaaaaaaacatacacagcATTTGCATCAACCTATTTATATTAGCAATGTAATAAGTAGGACATTtcttaatattcatttattttcttagtaATAGACATGAAAAGAAGTGAGAAAGATTAGACAGATGTACACGGGGAGCCTTATCTCCTACACAAATGTGaattttttaccactttttcacaatggtcaccaggacagccAAAAACTGTGCCGGAATAAAAGTTTGCTGGATTAAACCATCGCTGATCCAATGTTTCAATTAATAAAGTAGATGTGACAATGCGTAGTGGCCCTGAAGGATGTCTAAATCCCATTGATCAATCTTTTTTGCAAATTGATGGTGTGAGACATATTACATACCGGCTACTGCTACAATTACACACTTctttgcttccccccaaattaaccttagattgtattattgacatatgactatggtggggacattagtttgtgagcctgTTTGAGGAAAAGCTAGTTACTcatctatggactttgtacagctctgtataatatgttgacactatagaaatactggataataataacaataatttatatcTTTCACATAATACAACATATCATAAGGGAGAagctttttacaataaaaacatacagcttATACCTTACCTGTAGACCAATATGGGGACAATAAAATCTGATGCCTTCACTAGGGGCTCAGCTTCCAGAATTCTGCTGGCCAACCCAAACCCTTTACACCAATCAACCTTCATGTCTAGAGGCATcaaatttgctgcaaaaaaaaattgaaatgttaaCTCAGCACCTTTGCACATGGTGGCATCCAAAGATGTTGATTAGGTGGATGAATAAGCGGGTGAATGCATTAGTAGTTTGCAGCTACCTCAAGCCTACCAATGTGGAACTCAAAACTGGAAGGGTTGGGGGAGGGGGATTGACATTCCTTATTAAACCCAGAATTAAACCCTATTTATACTTATCAGTCCCCATTCTGTTGCGGGTGCCACCATCtcctttttcctctcttcttcttcatTTCAAACTTTGTCCATCTTCATTGGTGGGCTGGGATGGCGTTACTGCCATTTAGGAGAGCAGAAGTTCAGGGGAAGTCGGGATGTACCAAACATCCCAATGAAGAGCTGTGCATGTATAGGTAGGGGATGTTGTTAGAGAGGTCAGACAGGTCGAGTACATATTCCAGAAGTCACCTGTCCCCTTCTGCCTGATACCAACTTGAAACTTTGCTTCGTTTTAACCCAAGATGAGTGCTTGCTTTAGAAAGTCAGCAATGTGATCTTTACTACTTTATTCTCTCAATCCAACAGACAGAACACCTCACCTTTTATTTATCTAAGTTATTTTAATTGACACTTTCTCTGGAAAAACAAAGTATCGGCCTCGTggtttttttcctaatattaacaCGAGCAACAGACTGCTGAAACCCCAGCCAAGTGGAAACCCTCCACACGATGGGCATCCACATAACTGGACGGTAACGTTGTaccacat
The Pyxicephalus adspersus chromosome 7, UCB_Pads_2.0, whole genome shotgun sequence genome window above contains:
- the LOC140334473 gene encoding uncharacterized protein translates to MNTPVKRPPVLPKPRPPLPTRTHDPREFIQNFSFNNCKLGNQGFQRLLLQLFGYAGHGKSSFINTCKIAWENSAYSNYTKASRSQGGDTMERWTYKLTENITLVDNRGCTTMRSYEKGEIFAQLANLMPLDMKVDWCKGFGLASRILEAEPLVKASDFIVPILVYSVGYCPNPEEIKELEEILKTCREMTGVDATVVLTHKTKGHLKRMEAIFRDMGTKYLYSLENYTPDNQSRSMEVDHSVMTFLYGVVRDAQFRVDYARDPQKEMMERKVFVLKYIHNKVMETFELELEAQNAMENVRMEQEMRIRREEAEKQIKKEQEEHENRIRDLEREFERQRLRNQYEHEQKINVLQRIAKNK